The DNA region AAAACCTTGCGCGGACCACGCGGTGGAATCATTATGATGGGGAAAGATTTTGATAATCCGTGGGGACATAAAACACCAAAGGGTGAAATCAAAAAAATGTCGGCACTTTTAGATGCAGCCGTTTTCCCGGGAACACAGGGTGGTCCGTTGGAACATGTGATTGCTTCCAAAGCTGTTGCTTTTGGTGAAGCACTTTCGCCTGAGTTTAAAGAATACGGAAAACAGGTAATAAAAAATGCAGCAAAAATGGCGGAGGAATTTATTGCCCGCGGATATAAAGTGATTAGCGGAGGTACCGATAATCACAGCATGCTGATTGATCTCCGTTCTAAAAACCTGACCGGTAAAGCCGCAGAAAATGCCTTGGTACTCGCCGATATTACAGTAAATAAAAACATGGTTCCATTCGATGACAAATCGCCTTTTGTTACTTCGGGAATTCGTGTTGGAACGCCGGCTATAACTACACGCGGACTGAAAGAAAACGACATTCCGAAAGTGGTGGAACTGATGGATAAAGTGTTAATGAATATGGACAACCAATCGGTGATTGATGAAGTGAGAAAAGAGGTGAATCAACTGATGGGTGGTCGCCCGCTGTTTGCATGGTAATTGAAAAGGACTCTTCGGAGTCCTTTTTCTTTACAACCTTTTGCTCTTCGCTGCGTCTTGCTTTTGTTATATTTATACAATGATCCCTTTTCATCGTCCCACGCTTACCGGCCTCGAAGAAAAATACCTGGCCGATTGCATCCGTGAAAATCACTTTTCCGGTGGTGGTTCATTTACCCGGGCGTGTACTGATTTTTTGAAAAAGGAATTTTCTTTTCCCGAAGTTTTTCTCACCACCTCATGCACGGCTGCACTCGAAATGGCAGCTTTGCTGATCGATATTCAACCCGGCGATGAGGTGATTGTTCCCTCCTACACTTTCGTGAGCACGGCCAATGCCTTTGCATTAAGAGGAGCACAAATACGCTTTGCCGATTCCTGCAAAGATCATCCGAATATCGATCCGCAATCGGTTCGCAAATTGATCAATGAAAAAACAAAAGCGATAGTGATTGTGCACTATGCAGGAATGGCTTGCGATATGGCAGCTATCATGAAACTGGCTATGGAGAAAAATATCTTTCTCATAGAAGATGCTGCCCAATGCGTTTTTTCGCAGTACAACGATACACCTCTTGGAAGCTTTGGAGATCTGGCGGCTTTTTCTTTTCATGAAACAAAAAACATTCACTGCGGAGAAGGCGGTGCTTTGGTGGTGAACAATAAAAAACTAAGAGCTCAGGCAGAAATTCTATTGGAGAAAGGAACCAACCGCATCGAATTTTTACGAGGTAAAGTGTCATCGTACGAATGGAAATCGATTGGTTCTTCGTATACACCTTCAGAATTAAATGCTGCTTTTTTACTGGCACAACTCACAGCGGGAAAAGACATCACGCAACAACGCATCAGTAACTGGAATTTTTATTTCGAGCAACTACATAATGTAAAAAGCGAACACTGGGGACTTCCACAGGTAGAAGATTATATGCGGCACAATGCGCATCACTTTTTTATTCGTTGTAAGGATAAGGAAACGCGCGACCGGCTTATTTCATGGTTTGCAAAAAACGATATCAAAGTGGTGTTTCATTATTTGCCTTTGCACCAAAGTGAATTTGCAAAACAACATTATGGAGATGTATCCCTACCGCATGCAGAAGCTTTTGGCGATGCATTAATTCGTCTCCCACTTTATCATTCCATTACAAAAGCAGAAATGGAACAAGTGATAAAAACCTTGCTTGCGTTCTGATGCTTATTGCTGAATATAGCGGTAAGTGATGGTTCCCTCCTGAGGTTCCGGCGCAGTAGATGAGGCTTCGAATTTTGCACGGTACACATAGGTCATGGCCGCACTGCGCATGCAATCGTCGGTGACATTCGACTTTGAATTATCGATACTCGCACTTGTTACTTTTCCGCTGCGGTTCACTTTTATTTTCATCACAATGGTGCCACTACCGATACAGGTATACGAAGGCTTGGGAAGTTTTTCGTGTCTTCGTCCGCCAAGATCATAGTCCACTGTAGTTGTTCCCTTCATCGCCCCGGAAGAACTACCCTCGTTATTTTTTTTGTCGTTGGGATCGGGATTCGGATTGGGATTGACTTTTTCTTTTTGCGTATTGGTTTGAATCGCATTCGGATCGCCGCCTCGCTCGTTAGCCAGTTTATCAAACTCCGCTTTCTCCATGGCTTTTAATTCCTCGTACACACTTTTCTCTACACTCGACTTATCGAAACGTGCATCGTATTTCTGAGTACTTGCTTCCTGTTTATCGGCCTTATTAAATTCGGTATTGATAATTTTTCCATTGGCATCTGTCTGCATCAATTCTTCGGGTTTAGGATCTTCCTGCACCACTTCTACGGGAATAGAACTTTCCTCCTCCAGCTGCAGCGCCGGAACGTATTTGGTGACCACCACACTCTGGCTATACACCAGAAAGCCCATGTGCAACACAAAGGTTCCGATAATTCCCCAACGGTGTTTTATGATAAAATCACTAATCATTTACGCTACAAATCTACGTTTCCTGCCTATCAACTGTTACCCTTTTCCTTGTGTTTCGTTCACAAAAGTGAAATCAAAAAATAGAAATCCATTTAGAAACAAACACAACAATCTAATAAACAGTTGATTACGATATTAATGGTAAACATTCAAAATATTAATCCTGCCTCATTCGTCTTACTGTTCAATTAAAGGGAATCATTACCTTTGCCCCTTCTAAAAAACAACACGTTCAATGGATAGAAATTCCGTTATTGGATTAATCCTCATCGCCGGAATACTGGTGATTTTTTCCATTTTCAATTCGCCTTCGGAAGAAGAGCAGCGTTTAATTGCTCAACAACGCGATTCAATTGCCCGCGCCGAAGAGGCAGCTCAGAAAACAAAACTTCAGGTTGAAAAAGACAGCAGCAAAACTGCCGTTTTGAACAATGCAGGAAATGAAGTAGTGGTTCCGGCAACAGATTCAAGTTTAATTGGCTTAAATGCTGATTCCCTTTCTGCCGTTAGAGATTCAATTCAAATGGCACAGGAAAGTTCTAAACTGAATGAGCGTTTTGGAATTTTTTCTGCTTCTGCCAAAGGAGAAAAGAAATATGCCGTTATCGAAAACGATAAGATCCGTGTAACCACCACCAATCAGGGTGCACGCATTGTAAGTGCCGAGGTAAAAAATTACCGCACCTATAGCGATTTCGTTGCCAATAGCGATCAGCCTTTACGTTTGTTCGATGAAGATTCTACCAGCATCGGGTTGCGTTTTAACATGGGCAACCTGCAACTGAATACGCTTGACCTTTTTGCTCAAACCACTTCCGGACCTTTGCTAAAAGTCAGCGGCGAAAACAATAAAATCACCTACCGCTTTGCAACTGAGAATGCAGGGAAATACCTCGAAGTAGTCTATACGCTTCCAGAAGATGGATATGCCATTAAAATGGATATAAATGTGGTGGGATTGGAAAGTGAAGGCGTTGCATCATCGTTGGAGATGAACTGGAATTCGAAATTACTCTCTACCGAGCGATTGGTGGATAATGAAAAAATCACTTCCTCTGTATTCTTTAAATACACCGAATCCGGAAGATCTTATTTAAGTGAATCATCTTCCGATCAATTGACCCTGGAAGCAAATGCTTCATGGATTGCCTTTAAACAAAGTTATTTCTCGGCAGTAGTGATGTCGGAAAAGGGAATTAATTACGATGGATCTCAAATTTCCATCAACATGATTAATTCTAAAAAGTACATCAAAGAATACAATGCCGATTTAAATATTTCCACTGCAGATGCTGCAAAAAGTAATGTGGCTTTACAATTCTATTTCGGTCCCAACGACCGTGATGAACTGGCGAAGTTCAACAATGGTATGGAGGACATCGTTAACATCGGTTGGGGAATTTTCGGTTGGGTGAATAAGTGGCTGGTTATTCCGGTATTTAATTTACTGGATTCACTGGGCATCAATTACGGTTTAATCATTATCCTGTTGACCCTGATCGTAAAAATCATCATTATGCCATTGACTTATAAAAACTATAAGTCGAGCGCAAAAATGCGTGTTTTGAAACCGGAAGTAGATGAAATCGGAAAACGCATTGGAACGGATGATCCATTGAAAAAACAACAAGAGGTAATGGCCCTCTACCGTAAATCCGGTGTAAATCCTATGGCGGGTTGTATTCCTATGTTAATTCAGATGCCGGTATTGATTGCCGTGTTCCGCTTTTTCCCATCGGCAATTCAGTTACGTCAACAAGGCTTCCTGTGGGCTGAGGATTTATCTTCCTATGATTCTGTTTTAAATTTCGGATTCAGCATTCCATTGTATGGCGATCATATTTCATTGTTCGCTTTATTAATGGCTGTATCTACCATTTTAATTACACGCATGAACAGTGGACAGATGGACACTTCCATGCCAGGGATGAAATTCATGATGTACTTCTTCCCGGTAATGATGATTTTCTTCTTCAACAGCATGGCTTCCGGTTTGAGTTTCTATTACTTCATCTCAAACATCATGTCGCTGGTAATTATGTGGGGAATTAAAAAATGGTTCATCGATGAACAAAAAATTCTGGCTCAAATTCACGAAAACAGAAAAAATCCGAAGACTCAAAAGAAATCCGCATTCATGCAACGTCTCGAAGAAGCTCAGCGCATGCAACA from Flavobacteriales bacterium includes:
- the yidC gene encoding membrane protein insertase YidC, which codes for MDRNSVIGLILIAGILVIFSIFNSPSEEEQRLIAQQRDSIARAEEAAQKTKLQVEKDSSKTAVLNNAGNEVVVPATDSSLIGLNADSLSAVRDSIQMAQESSKLNERFGIFSASAKGEKKYAVIENDKIRVTTTNQGARIVSAEVKNYRTYSDFVANSDQPLRLFDEDSTSIGLRFNMGNLQLNTLDLFAQTTSGPLLKVSGENNKITYRFATENAGKYLEVVYTLPEDGYAIKMDINVVGLESEGVASSLEMNWNSKLLSTERLVDNEKITSSVFFKYTESGRSYLSESSSDQLTLEANASWIAFKQSYFSAVVMSEKGINYDGSQISINMINSKKYIKEYNADLNISTADAAKSNVALQFYFGPNDRDELAKFNNGMEDIVNIGWGIFGWVNKWLVIPVFNLLDSLGINYGLIIILLTLIVKIIIMPLTYKNYKSSAKMRVLKPEVDEIGKRIGTDDPLKKQQEVMALYRKSGVNPMAGCIPMLIQMPVLIAVFRFFPSAIQLRQQGFLWAEDLSSYDSVLNFGFSIPLYGDHISLFALLMAVSTILITRMNSGQMDTSMPGMKFMMYFFPVMMIFFFNSMASGLSFYYFISNIMSLVIMWGIKKWFIDEQKILAQIHENRKNPKTQKKSAFMQRLEEAQRMQQQKKNGGKK
- the rffA gene encoding dTDP-4-amino-4,6-dideoxygalactose transaminase, whose product is MIPFHRPTLTGLEEKYLADCIRENHFSGGGSFTRACTDFLKKEFSFPEVFLTTSCTAALEMAALLIDIQPGDEVIVPSYTFVSTANAFALRGAQIRFADSCKDHPNIDPQSVRKLINEKTKAIVIVHYAGMACDMAAIMKLAMEKNIFLIEDAAQCVFSQYNDTPLGSFGDLAAFSFHETKNIHCGEGGALVVNNKKLRAQAEILLEKGTNRIEFLRGKVSSYEWKSIGSSYTPSELNAAFLLAQLTAGKDITQQRISNWNFYFEQLHNVKSEHWGLPQVEDYMRHNAHHFFIRCKDKETRDRLISWFAKNDIKVVFHYLPLHQSEFAKQHYGDVSLPHAEAFGDALIRLPLYHSITKAEMEQVIKTLLAF
- a CDS encoding energy transducer TonB, producing the protein MISDFIIKHRWGIIGTFVLHMGFLVYSQSVVVTKYVPALQLEEESSIPVEVVQEDPKPEELMQTDANGKIINTEFNKADKQEASTQKYDARFDKSSVEKSVYEELKAMEKAEFDKLANERGGDPNAIQTNTQKEKVNPNPNPDPNDKKNNEGSSSGAMKGTTTVDYDLGGRRHEKLPKPSYTCIGSGTIVMKIKVNRSGKVTSASIDNSKSNVTDDCMRSAAMTYVYRAKFEASSTAPEPQEGTITYRYIQQ